The Ischnura elegans chromosome 1, ioIscEleg1.1, whole genome shotgun sequence genome contains a region encoding:
- the LOC124158496 gene encoding meiosis 1 arrest protein-like — protein MVVELSCPLSKEQYSISSTALGFVELTKVVASKCALEEYFKNWLLDCNNDHEYLRLIFPREEIGKPDKYAVLEENEDLVLKCDVFECIINPMSLPFGNRFLIQTDLLGLNLRANTLKSQGNYLPIYELIIRSRLSINGVCESLLFGMPLRLYPTQCWRLEGSKILENQQYFSALCKELMKNEEFLLAQLKPHPHSDPASGYFILIPGEGSLLLKSIAPGEIILPQKNDKVDNIVPEEVCKIAHCKITSTLNAIPFHSEYEPKLWKSGLYTAISSNLMISAESLGDTSKKDSKPTDPPQEVRRMPTKAIIKSKGPTPNVLVKEAILRTNYQGRGQRRT, from the exons atg GTAGTAGAGCTGAGCTGTCCACTTTCAAAGGAGCAATATTCTATAAGTTCAACAGCATTGGGATTTGTAGAGCTAACAAAGGTAGTTGCAAGTAAATGTGCTCTGGAAGAATATTTCAAG aaTTGGCTCCTGGATTGTAATAATGACCATGAGTATTTGAGATTAATATTTCCGCGGGAAGAAATTGGAAAACCTGATAAATATGCAGTATTGGAAGAAAATGAGGATTTGGTGCTGAAATGTGATGTATTTGAATGTATTATAAACCCGATGTCATTGCCATTTGGTAACAGATTTCTTATTCAGACAGATTTGCTAGGGTTGAATCTACGAgcaaacacattaaaatcccAAG gaaaCTATCTACCAATTTATGAATTGATCATACGGTCTCGACTGTCTATTAATGGTGTATGTGAATCTCTTTTGTTTGGTATGCCTCTACGCCTATATCCTACACAATGCTGGCGCCTGGAGGGGtccaaaatattagaaaatcagcag TATTTTTCAGCATTGTGTAAGGAGCTGATGAAAAACGAAGAGTTCCTCTTGGCTCAGTTGAAGCCCCATCCACATTCTGACCCTGCATCAGGCTATTTTATTCTAATACCAG GAGAAGGAAGTTTACTTCTGAAATCCATTGCTCCAGGTGAAATAATTCTGCCTCAAAAAAATGACAAGGTTGACAATATAGTACCCGAGGAAGTTTGCAAGATTGCTCATTGCAAAATCACCTCCACTCTCAATGCAATACCTTTCCATTCAGAGTACGAACCAAAGCTCTGGAAATCTGGGCTGTATACTGCTATTTCTTCCAACTTAATGATAAGTGCAGAATCCTTGGGTGATACAAGCAAAAAAGACTCCAAGCCAACTGATCCACCCCAGGAAGTAAGAAGGATGCCAACAAAG